A DNA window from Parabacteroides johnsonii DSM 18315 contains the following coding sequences:
- a CDS encoding DUF6527 family protein, with product MEKIDNYEIQFVGYMPDEFKQGVLYISMRGKIVIHLCACGCGEKVVTPISPDDWKLTFDGETISLYPSIGNWDFPCRSHYFIRNNRSVFVEDWEEKQISKKKKKSKKSFFRFWEK from the coding sequence ATGGAAAAGATTGATAATTACGAAATTCAGTTTGTGGGTTATATGCCTGACGAATTTAAGCAAGGGGTATTGTATATTTCGATGCGGGGTAAGATTGTAATCCATTTATGCGCTTGTGGCTGTGGCGAAAAAGTTGTAACACCAATATCTCCCGACGATTGGAAATTAACATTTGACGGGGAAACCATTTCCCTCTATCCTTCCATTGGAAATTGGGATTTCCCTTGCAGATCACACTATTTTATTCGGAATAATCGAAGTGTATTTGTTGAAGATTGGGAAGAAAAACAAATATCAAAAAAGAAGAAAAAATCCAAGAAAAGTTTTTTTCGATTTTGGGAGAAATGA